In the Pseudothauera hydrothermalis genome, one interval contains:
- the accB gene encoding acetyl-CoA carboxylase biotin carboxyl carrier protein: MDLRKLKKLIDLVQESGISELEVTEGEEKVRIAKHLSAPPQPTVVSHIPVAAPAAPATATVAAAAADDPLPAGHVVKSPMVGTFYRASSPGSKPFVEVGQSVNEGDTLCIIEAMKLMNEIEADASGVIKAILVDNGEPVEYGQPLFVIG, encoded by the coding sequence ATGGATCTGCGCAAGCTCAAGAAACTGATCGATCTCGTCCAGGAATCGGGCATTTCCGAGCTCGAAGTCACCGAGGGCGAGGAGAAGGTGCGCATCGCCAAGCATCTGAGCGCCCCGCCGCAGCCGACCGTGGTCAGCCATATTCCTGTCGCCGCACCGGCGGCACCTGCCACGGCAACGGTTGCAGCGGCCGCTGCCGACGACCCGCTGCCGGCCGGCCACGTGGTCAAATCCCCTATGGTCGGCACCTTCTACCGCGCCTCGTCGCCCGGCAGCAAACCCTTTGTCGAAGTCGGCCAGAGCGTCAACGAAGGCGACACCCTGTGCATCATCGAAGCGATGAAGCTGATGAATGAGATCGAGGCCGACGCTTCCGGCGTCATCAAAGCCATTCTGGTCGACAACGGCGAACCGGTCGAATACGGCCAACCGCTGTTCGTCATCGGTTGA
- the accC gene encoding acetyl-CoA carboxylase biotin carboxylase subunit — MFEKILIANRGEIALRVLRACRELGIRTVAVHSEADTEAKYVKLADESVCIGPPPSGLSYLNVPAIISAAEVTDAEAIHPGYGFLSENADFAERVEQSGFVFIGPRPDTIRLMGDKVSAKDAMKAAGVPCVPGSDGALSNDPKEIVKIARAVGYPVIIKAAGGGGGRGMRVVHTEAALLNAVTTTRAEAAAAFGNPEVYLEKFLENPRHVEIQVLADQHGNAVYLGERDCSMQRRHQKVIEEAPAPGIDRRLIAKIGERCAEACRKIGYRGAGTFEFLYENGEFYFIEMNTRVQVEHPVSELITGIDIVQAQVRIAAGEKLWFKQADIAFRGHAIECRINAEDPFKFTPSPGRITNWHTPGGPGVRVDSHVYSGYTVPPHYDSMIGKLITYGDTREQAIRRMRIALSEMVVEGIKTNIALHQELMLDARFIEGGTSIHYLEHKLADRNEVKKG, encoded by the coding sequence ATGTTTGAGAAGATCCTGATTGCCAACCGCGGTGAAATCGCCCTGCGCGTGCTGCGCGCCTGCCGGGAACTCGGCATCCGCACCGTCGCGGTACATTCCGAAGCCGACACCGAGGCCAAGTACGTCAAACTCGCCGACGAATCGGTCTGCATTGGCCCACCACCGTCCGGCTTGAGCTATCTGAACGTGCCGGCAATCATCTCCGCGGCCGAAGTCACCGACGCCGAAGCCATCCACCCTGGATACGGTTTCTTGTCGGAAAACGCCGACTTTGCCGAACGGGTGGAACAGTCCGGCTTTGTGTTCATCGGTCCGCGCCCCGATACCATCCGCCTGATGGGCGACAAGGTGTCCGCCAAAGACGCCATGAAGGCTGCCGGTGTGCCCTGCGTGCCCGGTTCGGACGGTGCGCTGTCCAACGACCCCAAGGAGATCGTCAAGATTGCCCGCGCGGTCGGCTACCCGGTCATCATCAAGGCCGCGGGCGGCGGTGGCGGCCGCGGCATGCGCGTGGTGCATACCGAAGCGGCCCTGCTCAATGCCGTCACCACCACCCGCGCGGAAGCCGCTGCCGCCTTCGGCAACCCCGAGGTGTATCTGGAAAAATTCCTGGAAAACCCGCGGCACGTGGAAATCCAGGTTCTCGCCGACCAGCACGGTAACGCGGTCTATCTGGGTGAGCGCGACTGCTCGATGCAGCGCCGCCATCAAAAGGTCATCGAAGAAGCGCCCGCGCCAGGCATCGACCGCCGCCTGATCGCCAAGATCGGCGAACGCTGCGCCGAAGCCTGCCGCAAGATCGGCTACCGGGGCGCGGGCACTTTTGAATTCCTGTACGAAAACGGCGAGTTTTATTTCATTGAAATGAACACCCGTGTGCAGGTCGAACACCCGGTCAGCGAATTGATCACCGGCATCGACATCGTCCAGGCACAGGTGCGCATCGCCGCGGGTGAAAAGCTGTGGTTCAAGCAGGCCGACATCGCCTTCCGCGGCCATGCCATCGAATGTCGCATCAATGCCGAGGATCCGTTCAAATTCACGCCCTCTCCGGGCCGCATCACCAACTGGCACACCCCGGGCGGCCCCGGCGTGCGGGTCGATTCGCACGTCTATAGCGGCTACACCGTGCCGCCGCATTACGACTCGATGATCGGCAAACTGATCACCTATGGCGACACCCGCGAGCAGGCCATCCGGCGGATGCGCATTGCGCTGTCCGAAATGGTGGTCGAAGGAATCAAGACCAATATTGCGCTGCACCAGGAGCTGATGCTCGACGCGCGCTTCATCGAAGGCGGCACCAGCATCCACTACCTGGAGCACAAGCTGGCCGACCGTAATGAAGTGAAAAAGGGCTAA
- the prmA gene encoding 50S ribosomal protein L11 methyltransferase yields MWISVTLQADAARAEALSDALIEAGALSVGIEDADAGTAAEKPQFGEPGHHPTRLWDHSRVVALFDGETDLTLALAQAASTAGFAAVPPFTVEEVAEQNWVQLTQSQFEPIRISERMWIVPSWHDAPDPSAINIALDPGMAFGTGSHPTTRLCLQWLCEAVRAGDQVLDYGCGSGILGIAAAKLGAAEVLGIDIDDKALQAAQDNAQRNRVSLRLQHSRLPLEQRFDIVVANILTNPLCVLAPLLAARLKPGGWLALSGVLDTQAEQVIAAYAPFIALEVGDTQEGWVRLEGCLKERGRT; encoded by the coding sequence ATGTGGATCTCCGTCACCTTGCAGGCCGACGCCGCCAGAGCCGAAGCGCTGTCCGACGCGCTGATCGAAGCCGGCGCGCTGTCGGTAGGCATCGAAGATGCCGACGCAGGCACCGCTGCGGAGAAGCCGCAGTTCGGCGAACCGGGCCATCACCCCACCCGGCTGTGGGATCACAGCCGGGTGGTTGCCCTGTTCGACGGCGAAACCGACCTCACGCTGGCGCTCGCCCAAGCGGCCAGCACTGCCGGATTTGCCGCGGTGCCGCCCTTCACCGTGGAAGAAGTGGCCGAACAAAACTGGGTGCAATTGACCCAAAGCCAGTTCGAGCCCATCCGCATCAGCGAGCGCATGTGGATCGTGCCCTCTTGGCACGACGCGCCCGACCCCTCGGCGATCAACATTGCCCTCGACCCCGGCATGGCCTTTGGCACCGGCTCACACCCCACCACCCGGCTGTGCCTGCAATGGTTGTGTGAGGCCGTGCGAGCCGGCGACCAGGTGCTCGACTACGGTTGCGGCTCCGGCATTCTCGGCATCGCCGCCGCCAAACTGGGCGCGGCCGAGGTCCTGGGCATAGACATCGACGACAAGGCGCTGCAGGCCGCGCAGGACAATGCCCAGCGTAACCGCGTCAGCCTTCGCCTGCAGCACTCGCGGCTGCCGCTCGAGCAGCGCTTCGACATCGTCGTCGCCAACATTCTCACCAACCCGCTATGCGTGCTCGCCCCGCTGCTTGCCGCCCGGCTCAAACCCGGCGGCTGGCTGGCACTGTCGGGCGTATTGGACACGCAGGCCGAACAGGTCATCGCCGCCTACGCCCCGTTCATCGCCTTAGAAGTGGGCGACACCCAGGAAGGCTGGGTGCGGCTCGAAGGCTGCCTCAAGGAGCGCGGCCGGACATGA